One window of the Panulirus ornatus isolate Po-2019 chromosome 47, ASM3632096v1, whole genome shotgun sequence genome contains the following:
- the LOC139763426 gene encoding lactosylceramide 4-alpha-galactosyltransferase-like produces MMTRTSGLNVFLVESSCSITPSYRAWCAVESLAQQNPLAQVWYVMTSGMLNLRNGLAVRLVERYPNLRPVTANLQQVFSGTPLMNLYTSREWSRNTDWPEINLADLVRLGLVWHLGGFYLDSDVVCIRPLTNLTNAIGWQERSTLGSGVFHFTRNHPVLLEVMKYAAETFQSGVWGSSGPQAFTAVLKHKCGNKIQVLDGTPQCQGVTVLPIKAFYPVPATIWKTLFTPQAYRKITQRYPFSYVIHTWNQKSSSQPILKDSGSIYDEAARVFCPVTRSFATAHSSTY; encoded by the exons ATGATGACTCGGACGAGCGGGTTGAATGTGTTCCTGGTGGAGAGTTCTTGCTCGATCACGCCCTCTTACAGGGCCTGGTGCGCCGTCGAGAG TCTGGCGCAGCAGAACCCCCTGGCACAGGTGTGGTACGTGATGACGTCAGGCATGCTAAACCTACGGAATGGTCTGGCTGTTCGCCTGGTCGAACGGTACCCTAACCTGCGACCAGTCACCGCCAACCTCCAGCAGGTCTTTTCCGGCACCCCACTCATGAACCTCTACACCTCCAGGGAGTGGAGCAGGAATACCG ATTGGCCGGAGATAAACCTGGCTGACCTAGTGCGACTTGGACTAGTGTGGCACCTGGGAGGGTTCTACCTGGATAGTGACGTGGTGTGCATCAGGCCCTTGACTAACCTGACCAACGCCATCGGCTGGCAGGAGAGATCCACCCTCGGCTCAGGAGTCTTTCATTTCACCCGCAACCACCCTGTCCTGCTCGAAGTCATGAAGTACGCGGCCGAGACTTTCCAG tcaggtgtgtggggttCCAGCGGTCCTCAAGCCTTCACGGCTGTGCTGAAGCACAAGTGTGGCAACAAGATACAGGTGTTAGACGGAACCCCACAGTGTCAGGGCGTCACGGTCCTTCCCATCAAGGCCTTCTACCCGGTTCCAGCCACCATCTGGAAGACATTGTTTACTCCCCAGGCTTACAGGAAAATTACCCAG AGGTACCCGTTCTCTTATGTGATCCACACCTGGAACCAGAAGAGTTCCAGCCAGCCAATTCTCAAAGACTCGGGCAGCATCTATGACGAGGCAGCTCGGGTCTTCTGTCCCGTTACGCGCTCCTTCGCCACCGCTCACTCCAGCACCTACTGA
- the LOC139763425 gene encoding lactosylceramide 4-alpha-galactosyltransferase-like has protein sequence MKVTKRTLVLRATAGIVLVCLLYNSNWQGWEPLHCREGSSRWCSRFRSGLTIPLTPTNTSSLTLRGNSNYYMKNGAVWKGTLYCPSLVEADPLSYLRLTDFFSEESEWRKDASNILLAETSCKNNPTYREWCAVESLARQNPMARVWYVMTSRVLSLRNGLAVRLVERYPNLRPVTANLQQVFSGTPLMNLYTSREWNRNTTWPAVSLSNMARLALVWHVGGFYSDTDVVCIAPVTALRNVVGLYDDAHVNNAAFHFDRHKSFLHAAMTYISVNFRPDIWGVNGPKALTNVLTSACGADQVATENECMGVRILNKQAFYPLSLPMWDSVFRPLPIFNINRTFSKSYLIHMWNKYSYQQPIVKGSGSIYDVAAKTFCPVTWEAATVLY, from the exons ATGAAAGTGACCAAAAGGACGTTGGTGTTGCGTGCGACTGCTGGGATCGTACTGGTGTGTCTTCTCTATAACTCCAACTGGCAAG GATGGGAGCCACTTCACTGTCGAGAGGGAAGCAGTAGGTGGTGCTCACGCTTCAGGTCAGGCTTGACCATCCCTctaacacccaccaacacctcctccctcaccctcagaggCAATTCCAACTACTACATGAAGAACGGGGCCGTGTGGAAGGGAACACTTTACTGTCCATCTCTCGTTGAAGCGGATCCGTTATCGTACCTCAGGCTCACAGACTTCTTCAG tgaggagagtgagtggaggaAGGACGCAAGCAACATCTTGCTGGCGGAGACTTCGTGCAAGAACAATCCCACTTATCGGGAGTGGTGCGCAgtggagag CCTGGCGAGGCAAAACCCCATGGCACGGGTGTGGTACGTGATGACGTCACGTGTATTAAGCCTCCGGAACGGTCTGGCTGTTCGCCTGGTCGAACGATACCCTAACCTGCGACCAGTCACCGCCAACCTCCAGCAGGTCTTCTCCGGCACCCCACTCATGAACCTCTACACCTCCAGGGAGTGGAACAGGAACACCA CATGGCCAGCAGTGAGCTTGAGCAACATGGCTCGGCTGGCGTTGGTGTGGCACGTCGGCGGCTTCTACAGCGACACTGACGTGGTGTGCATCGCACCGGTCACAGCGCTACGCAACGTTGTAGGTCTATACGATGACGCTCACGTCAACAATGCTGCCTTCCACTTCGACCGCCACAAGTCCTTCCTTCATGCAGCTATGACCTACATCAGCGTGAACTTTCGC CCGGACATCTGGGGTGTGAACGGACCCAAGGCCTTAACCAACGTGTTGACGTCCGCCTGTGGGGCGGACCAGGTAGCCACAGAAAACGAGTGTATGGGAGTACGCATCCTCAACAAGCAGGCTTTCTATCCACTGTCTCTTCCTATGTGGGACAGTGTTTTCCGCCCCTTGCCCATATTTAACATAAACAGG ACTTTCTCAAAATCATACTTGATCCACATGTGGAACAAGTACAGCTACCAGCAGCCCATCGTCAAGGGTTCAGGCAGTATTTATGATGTAGCAGCCAAGACCTTCTGCCCCGTCACCTGGGAAGCtgccactgtactgtactga
- the LOC139763423 gene encoding uncharacterized protein: protein MLLKNFLHTLQSLCHPKLNLSRCKVYNPLLMQHELWYSSETPDEELGYPISNAEDNVSQENISDESEMLYFLGESSEFEGREQSGCRKKPVSVKQTLAHTNKILFGPLLETSAEKKDRLKKEVEGIEEDDYRRKKRHRTKREKNPMMKLQPLVYNKENSHFVGIFPGDKTSTLSAGVPKVKIELHPDSCDLSQNVDTHMVSHIAKKKTVKFKKQTKYVTSERTTDKTIVYVSPKPQKIIVTSWVNTEEQQNFSVSSNFRKSSYREEHSKNELLNTLESITESAFEESEKNDGICNVDPASESSISNPKENDTLFISVDNSKFPDVPTSFDLNMIRNFPLFSHITPVSYPSLFDQSPVKEEIVSIGAFDDGYQKLPSVRKILDETMPPANKIALERWKAKMIKELGEEGFQQYRKGLLDRGLLLHSCIHSQLSGVTPSIESMPTLGGLWTSIKQVLPDVSNVSVLESRLIHPYLYYKGALDCVGFYRGMPMLIEWKTSSKPKLSLKSMFDDPLQVVAYLGALNFDSSYKLPHHVESAMLVVAYDTGLPAHIHILKKEQCEHYWNIWCSRLAQFWEQLQL from the exons ATGTTGCTGAAGAACTTTTTACACACTCTGCAGTCTCTGTGCCATCCAAAATTAAACCTATCAAGGTGTAAAGTGTATAACCCGCTTTTAATGCAACATGAGTTGTGGTATAGTTCAGAAACCCCTGATGAAGAACTTGGATATCCAATTTCCAATGCTGAAGACAATGTCAGTCAAGAAAATATATCTGACGAGTCAGAAATGTTATATTTTTTGGGTGAGTCATCAGAATTCGAAGGAAGAGAGCAATCTGGTTGTAGGAAAAAACCTGTATCAGTAAAACAGACTTTAGCACACACAAATAAAATACTTTTTGGCCCACTTTTGGAAACATCTGCGGAAAAGAAAGATCGATTAAAAAAAGAAGTGGAAGGAATTGAAGAAGATGActacagaagaaagaaaaggcaTAGGACCAAGAGAGAGAAGAATCCCATGATGAAATTGCAGCCACTTGTTTATAACAAAGAAAACTCACATTTTGTTGGTATCTTTCCTGGTGATAAGACCTCTACTTTGTCAGCAGGTGTACCTAAAGTCAAAATAGAATTACATCCTGATAGCTGTGATTTGTCCCAGAATGTTGATACACATATGGTTTCTCATATCGCTAAAAAGAAAACTGTAAAGTTTAAAAAGCAAACAAAGTATGTCACGAGTGAAAGGACCACTGATAAGACAATTGTATATGTTAGTCCTAAGCCTCAAAAGATAATAGTTACTTCTTGGGTAAACACTGAAGAACAACAGAACTTCAGTGTTTCAAGTAAttttaggaaaagttcctaccgGGAAGAACATAGTAAAAATGAATTATTAAACACTTTGGAAAGTATAACAGAAAGTGCCTTTGAAGAATCTGAAAAGAATGATGGCATTTGTAATGTCGACCCAGCTAGTGAATCATCCATTAGTAATccaaaagaaaatgatacatTGTTTATATCTGTAGATAATTCAAAATTTCCAGATGTTCCAACTTCATTTGATTTGAATATGATAAGGAACTTTCCCTTATTCAGTCATATAACACCAGTTTCTTATCCATCATTATTTGACCAGTCCCctgtaaaagaagaaattgtGTCTATTGGAGCATTTGATGATGGTTATCAGAAACTTCCCAGTGTTAGGAAAATACTGGATGAAACTATGCCACCTGCCAATAAGATAGCACTGGAGAGGTGGAAGGCAAAGATGATCAAGGAATTGGGAGAAGAAGGATTTCAGCAATATAGGAAAG GTTTGTTAGACCGTGGGTTGTTGCTCCATAGTTGTATACATTCACAACTCAGTGGTGTGACTCCATCCATTGAAAGCATGCCAACTTTGGGAGGCCTTTGGACAAGCATAAAACAAGTTTTACCAGATGTGTCAAATGTGAGTGTGTTGGAGAGTCGTCTGATCCACCCATACCTCTATTATAAAGGAGCTTTGGATTGTGTTGGCTTCTACAG AGGGATGCCAATGCTTATAGAATGGAAGACTTCTAGCAAACCAAAACTCTCCTTGAAGTCTATGTTTGATGATCCTCTTCAGGTTGTAGCTTACCTGGGAGCTCTgaattttgatagtagttataagCTCCCACATCAT GTGGAATCAGCTATGCTAGTTGTAGCTTATGATACTGGCTTACCAGCCCATATTCACATTTTGAAGAAGGAACAATGTGAACATTATTGGAATATTTGGTGCTCAAGGCTTGCTCAGTTTTGGGAACAACTGCAACTCTGA